One genomic region from Lampris incognitus isolate fLamInc1 unplaced genomic scaffold, fLamInc1.hap2 scaffold_146, whole genome shotgun sequence encodes:
- the LOC130132468 gene encoding circadian-associated transcriptional repressor-like: MQSQGSTSSQPSLDSLSSNDSFLFSDSEPAEDDADVFLTDGSPSVVMDRRGAAAADMGGRSESPGSQWACDGFTDKEEEEESDRSESSGGARRGAEERADAAGQSAKSQGDLLFAQKCAELQGFVRPLLELLNGLKKGRFDRGLSSFQQSVAMDRIQRIVGVLQRPNCGEKYLNTLLQVEMMLKLWFPQISTHPAPMAATTATPSNLSPQDIPCSTPPHKHRDQSHIPVKKRRLSWTDTDSPTPSPVLLKQPRTDGEEKGKQNDHERGGPPPALLSDALRSPQDAARDSPPEDERKKERGESSYYKTSHCSEASLTWVHVAPILSPPKACAPHKGTAAPGNGENQPVAAIPPPASRGGPATQDSAISSTTPQKHPKNQKKPIQCQSQPVAGLQTETKTIETCQGQSPPVKVRLLSRVCPAPLET, encoded by the exons ATGCAGTCCCAGGGCAGCACTTCCTCCCAGCCCTCCTTGGACTCGCTGAGCTCCAACGACAGCTTTTTGTTCAGCGACTCCGAGCCGGCCGAGGACGACGCCGACGTCTTCCTGACGGACGGCTCCCCCTCCGTCGTCATGGACAGGAGGGGCGCGGCCGCCGCCGACATGGGAGGGCGCTCGGAGAGCCCCGGGTCCCAGTGGGCTTGCGACGGCTTCACCgacaaggaggaagaggaggagtcggACAGGTCGGAGAGCAGCGGCGGGGCCCGCCGCGGGGCGGAGGAGAGGGCCGACGCCGCCGGCCAGAGCGCCAAGTCCCAGGGAGACCTGCTGTTCGCTCAGAAG TGTGCTGAGCTGCAGGGTTTCGTCAGGCCCCTGCTGGAGCTGCTGAACGGACTGAAGAAGGGACGGTTCGACCGCG GCCTGAGCAGTTTCCAGCAGAGCGTCGCCATGGACAGAATCCAGAGGATCGTGGGGGTTTTGCAGAGACCCAACTGCGG GGAGAAGTACCTGAATACCCTGCTGCAGGTGgagatgatgttgaagctgtggtTTCCGCAGATATCTACCCACCCCGCCCCGATGGCCGCCACCACCGCTACACCTTCCAACCTCTCCCCCCAAGACATACCCTGCTCCACCCCGCCACACAAGCACCGGGATCAGTCGCACATCCCTGTCAAG AAGCGCAGGCTGAGCTGGACCGATACCGACTCTCCCACGCCCTCCCCCGTGCTCCTTAAGCAGCCTCGCACCGATGGAGAGGAGAAGGGGAAACAAAATGACCACGAGAGGGGTGGCCCGCCTCCGGCGCTGCTGTCGGACGCCCTCCGAAGCCCGCAGGATGCAGCTCGCGACAGCCCGCCGGAGGACGAGAGGAAGAAGGAAAGAGGGGAGTCGTCGTACTACAAGACAAGCCATTGCTCTGAGGCCAGCCTGACTTGGGTCCACGTCGCCCCCATCTTGTCGCCGCCAAAGGCTTGCGCTCCTCACAAGGGCACCGCAGCACCGGGTAACGGGGAAAACCAGCCCGTCGCTGCCATCCCCCCTCCCGCCAGCAGGGGCGGTCCCGCTACACAGGACAGCGCCATCTCCTCCACCACACCCCAGAAGCACCCCAAAAATCAAAAgaagccaatccagtgccaaagCCAGCCTGTTGCCGGGCTGCAGACTGAGACCAAGACCATAGAGACCTGCCAGGGGCAAAGCCCCCCGGTCAAAGTCAGGCTTTTGTCGAGGGTTTGCCCGGCCCCCTTAGAGACCTGA